A window from Amblyomma americanum isolate KBUSLIRL-KWMA chromosome 7, ASM5285725v1, whole genome shotgun sequence encodes these proteins:
- the LOC144098330 gene encoding cuticle protein 10.9-like yields MHKLVILLACICIAAAQRGLAPVENYPPIPYSFNYANQDAEGTHTHEESGDGSGRVQGRYTLSLADGRTRTVTYTADENGYRAEIVTNEQGTESKNPADVVIQSSALPGPEAAIANEPNRVRG; encoded by the exons ATGCACAAG CTCGTCATCCTCCTGGCATGCATCTGCATCGCC GCCGCTCAGCGGGGCCTCGCTCCGGTGGAGAACTACCCGCCCATCCCCTACTCCTTCAACTACGCCAACCAGGATGCCGAAGGCACGCACACGCACGAGGAGAGCGGAGACGGCAGCGGACGCGTCCAGGGCCGCTACACCCTCTCGCTGGCCGACGGCCGCACCCGCACCGTCACCTACACGGCCGACGAGAACGGCTACCGCGCCGAGATCGTCACCAACGAGCAGGGCACCGAGTCCAAGAACCCCGCCGACGTCGTCATCCAGTCGAGCGCCCTTCCTGGACCCGAGGCCGCCATTGCCAACGAGCCCAACCGCGTCAGGGGCT